From Limisphaera ngatamarikiensis, one genomic window encodes:
- the cgtA gene encoding Obg family GTPase CgtA, with product MFVDEVKIYARAGHGGRGCVAFRREKFRPKGGPDGGDGGDGGSVILRADHDLNNLIAQYYQPRLIAEDGEHGLGKGMKGRSGRDLIVRVPCGTLVWRLSPPPQRSTREEPDQPNRLPTTVRPLLPYAGRPDPERTAAALVEKVQVPGPVRGELVADLTEHGQEFVLCRGGRGGLGNKHFATPSQQAPRFAQPGEPGEEGEFLLELRMIADVGLVGYPNAGKSTLLTAISRARPKIAPYPFTTLHPQIGIVEYPDYKRLVVCDVPGLIEGAHRNVGLGHAFLRHIERCKVLLILLDMAGTDGRQPWDDYHHLLEELELYDPALLERPRLVVANKMDEPTAELNLRRFKRRVPHTPVLAISAGLGEGIERLKKVMRQAVEAASPASSTWIRPPR from the coding sequence GTGTTTGTTGACGAGGTCAAAATCTACGCCCGAGCAGGTCACGGAGGCCGCGGTTGCGTGGCCTTCCGAAGGGAGAAGTTTCGTCCCAAGGGCGGGCCGGATGGCGGCGACGGCGGCGACGGCGGCAGCGTGATCCTGCGGGCCGACCACGACCTGAACAACCTGATCGCCCAATACTACCAGCCACGCCTGATCGCCGAGGACGGTGAACACGGGCTGGGCAAAGGGATGAAGGGCAGGTCAGGCCGCGACCTGATCGTCCGCGTCCCCTGTGGAACGCTGGTTTGGCGGTTGAGCCCTCCCCCGCAACGATCCACCCGGGAAGAACCGGACCAGCCAAACCGGTTGCCCACCACGGTACGTCCCCTTTTACCCTACGCAGGCCGGCCCGATCCGGAACGGACCGCGGCCGCCCTGGTGGAAAAGGTTCAGGTCCCGGGACCCGTCCGGGGCGAGCTGGTGGCCGACCTGACCGAGCACGGCCAGGAGTTTGTTCTGTGCCGGGGCGGCCGGGGCGGCTTGGGCAACAAACACTTCGCCACCCCCAGCCAACAGGCACCCCGGTTTGCACAGCCGGGCGAACCCGGTGAGGAGGGAGAATTCCTGCTGGAACTGCGCATGATCGCCGACGTGGGCCTGGTGGGCTACCCCAACGCGGGCAAGTCCACCCTGCTCACGGCCATCTCACGTGCACGCCCGAAAATTGCGCCCTACCCGTTCACCACGTTGCACCCGCAAATCGGCATCGTGGAGTACCCGGACTACAAGCGTCTGGTCGTGTGCGACGTGCCGGGCCTGATCGAGGGCGCCCACCGCAACGTCGGCTTGGGCCACGCCTTTCTCCGACACATCGAGCGCTGCAAGGTCCTGCTGATCCTCCTGGACATGGCAGGAACGGATGGCCGCCAGCCCTGGGACGATTACCATCACCTCCTGGAGGAGCTGGAGCTGTACGACCCGGCCCTGCTCGAACGACCGCGCCTGGTGGTGGCTAACAAGATGGACGAGCCGACCGCCGAATTGAACCTCCGACGGTTCAAACGCCGGGTGCCGCACACGCCGGTGCTGGCCATCTCGGCCGGTCTGGGCGAAGGCATCGAACGGCTCAAAAAGGTCATGCGCCAGGCCGTGGAAGCCGCTTCACCCGCCTCGTCCACGTGGATCCGGCCGCCCCGGTGA
- the rpmA gene encoding 50S ribosomal protein L27, whose amino-acid sequence MAHKKGQGSTRNGRDSNSKRLGVKAFGGEWVTAGSILVRQRGSKFVPGLNVGVGRDWTLFALKPGRVVFDKGGRRVNVVAEEAVAAAAPAGN is encoded by the coding sequence ATGGCACACAAAAAGGGTCAGGGCAGTACCCGGAACGGTCGGGACAGCAACAGCAAACGCCTCGGCGTAAAGGCGTTTGGCGGCGAATGGGTGACCGCCGGCAGTATCCTGGTCCGGCAGCGGGGCAGCAAGTTCGTCCCCGGGCTCAACGTGGGCGTGGGCAGGGACTGGACCTTGTTCGCCCTGAAACCGGGTCGGGTGGTGTTTGACAAGGGCGGTCGTCGGGTCAATGTAGTGGCCGAGGAAGCCGTGGCAGCGGCTGCCCCCGCCGGCAATTGA
- the rplU gene encoding 50S ribosomal protein L21 — protein MSYAVIETGGKQYRVTAGDTLEVERLPVEAGQTTTFDRVLLLNLDGQVRVGTPTVADAAVVAEVVAHKRGEKKIIWKMKRRKGYHKLQGHRQELTVVKVKEIKA, from the coding sequence ATGAGCTACGCAGTCATCGAAACGGGTGGCAAACAGTATCGGGTGACAGCCGGCGACACCCTGGAGGTGGAGCGTCTGCCGGTGGAAGCCGGGCAGACGACCACGTTTGATCGGGTGTTGCTCCTCAACCTGGACGGTCAGGTCCGGGTGGGCACGCCCACCGTGGCGGACGCCGCGGTGGTGGCCGAAGTGGTGGCCCATAAACGCGGCGAAAAGAAGATCATCTGGAAGATGAAACGCCGCAAAGGCTACCACAAACTCCAGGGGCACCGGCAGGAACTGACCGTAGTGAAGGTCAAGGAAATCAAGGCTTGA